Proteins encoded by one window of Thermobaculum terrenum ATCC BAA-798:
- the recO gene encoding DNA repair protein RecO gives MQERVYKTQAIVLRRFDFGETGRQLIAFTPDFGKISLIAKGTKKPTSKLAGHLEPLTLTQLVVASGRNIDTVTQAQTIKSFANVRSDSRVIPFGLIVAELLDRMIAEGEPNREIWALAVDTLERLNNTNDPWKPVTYFQVRLLILAGYQPELKVCSRCGQDVAPESVYFSLSAGGMVCRECSKGDPTAVVVSPNVIKALRLASLPSYEVFEKVRIPQDLRLDVEAIIRRIYAHILESDIRSIAMLRTFYGTDEI, from the coding sequence ATGCAGGAAAGAGTTTACAAAACGCAAGCTATAGTTCTTCGGCGCTTTGACTTTGGGGAGACTGGCAGGCAACTAATAGCCTTTACTCCCGATTTTGGTAAGATCTCTCTTATAGCTAAGGGTACTAAGAAACCGACGAGTAAGCTCGCAGGACATCTGGAACCCTTAACTCTGACTCAGCTTGTAGTGGCCTCTGGACGTAATATAGATACAGTAACGCAAGCACAAACGATCAAGTCTTTCGCTAATGTCAGGTCAGATTCCAGAGTCATACCTTTTGGACTAATAGTGGCCGAGCTCCTGGATCGCATGATTGCCGAAGGGGAGCCTAACCGAGAAATATGGGCCCTTGCCGTTGATACACTCGAGAGGCTAAACAACACAAACGATCCTTGGAAGCCAGTCACCTATTTTCAAGTAAGGTTGTTGATACTAGCTGGATACCAACCAGAGCTGAAGGTATGCAGTCGTTGTGGGCAAGATGTTGCCCCTGAGTCGGTTTATTTCAGTCTGTCAGCAGGTGGGATGGTTTGCCGTGAATGTAGCAAAGGGGACCCGACTGCTGTTGTAGTTAGCCCAAACGTTATCAAGGCTCTGAGGCTAGCCTCTCTCCCTTCATATGAAGTGTTCGAGAAAGTGCGTATACCTCAAGATCTAAGGCTGGATGTTGAAGCGATAATAAGAAGAATTTATGCCCATATCTTGGAAAGTGATATTAGATCTATAGCTATGCTTAGAACATTTTATGGAACTGATGAAATCTAG